From Fervidobacterium gondwanense DSM 13020:
CAAAGGTTTAAGACTTGCTGTTATTGAATCGCTTGGAAAAAGCAAAAATTTTAGAACAGTTCAGCCATTGATTAATTTACTAAATGACAAAGAACCGGAGATAAAAGAGGCTGCGGCACAAGCGCTTGGGAATATTGGAAGTGAAAGTGCGATAGATGCATTGATTCAATTGCTGAATGACGAAGATGGTAGCGTCAGAAGGAGTGCGGCTTGGGCACTTGGAGAGATACGTTGTAGCAAGGCATCGGACGCGCTTGCAAAAGCTTTAAGAGACGAAGAACCAACAGTAAGGATGGCAGCAGCAGATGCACTTGTCAAGTTAGGCAATAACACTGCTTTTGAGCAACTTCTACTCATTACGCTCCAAGACAAGACTTCATCAAAATACGGCGAATTGCAAAAATCCTTCCAAGAATCTGTGGACTTTGGGAATGTATTAGATACCTTTTTGACATTCGATCAAGAGAAAAATGTACAAAAACGCTCTCGTGCATGGGACGAAAAGACTCTCGAAACGCTCATTTTAACATTAGAAGACGAGACACTGGATGAAGAAATGCGTAGAAGAGCGGCGGTTATACTGGGCGAAATGGGAAATCCGAAAGCTATAGAGGCATTGGTTAGGCTGTCCAAAAACAGAAACGATGTGCTTCGTGAAGCAGCAGCGTGTTCTCTTGGAAAAATAAAAACACCCGAAGCAATTAGACACTTGATACCCCTTCTAAACGACAAAGTTGTCAACGTACGGAAAGCCGCTGCTTGGTCCATAGGTGAGGTTGGAGGTCCTGGAGCTATTGATATATTATCGAGAGCTCTAAAAGACAGCGACTCATCCGTCCGAAAGGCTGTTGTGGGTGCATTTGGAAAAATAAAAGACACAAAGATAATAGACTACCTTATCTTAGCCTTGAACGATGAAGATTACCAAGTTCGGAATGCAGCAAAGATTGAACTTCAACAAGCTATTAAATCAGGACTTTCAGTAACAGAATCGCTTTTACGGGCAGCAAAGTATGGAAACATGGATACACGTATAACAATTGCAGAAATCCTTGGAAACGTTCACGACACTAAAGCTGTTGAGGTACTTATCGACTTGTTAAAAGACGAAGATTCCAATGTAAGAAAAGTAGCAATAAAATCACTTGGCGAGATAGGGGACTTAAAAGCTGTTGAGCCGCTCTCTCGATTAATACAAGATAGAGACGCCAGTGTACGCCTTGCAGTGGTTCAAGCTCTCGAGAAGATAGATGATATCTCAATAATAGAACCACTCATAAAAGTGCTGAAAGACGAGAATAACGATATCCGTTTAATTGCCATCAGGACACTTGGTAGAACAAAGGACAAAAGAATAATAGAACCTCTTGGACAACTCTTAAAAGACAAGGATCCTAATATAAGTCTATCAGTGATAGAAGCTTTGGCATCGATAGATAGCGAAAAAGTTTCTGAACTGCTTACTGATTCGTTGAAAGATGAAGAATGGAAAATTCGCAAAGCTGCTGCAGAAGCACTTGGGAAAATTAAAGATCGGAAAGTAGTAAATAGTCTTATTGAAGCTTTAAAAGACGAAATTCCAACCGTAAGAATTGCAGCTGCTGAAGCGTTGGGGGCTATAGGAGATTCTGGAACAATTGATGCACTCAGCGAACTGCTAAAAGACAATGACTCGTGGGTTCGGTTGGCTGCTATAGAGGCTATTGGAAAAATAGGCGATTGGACCGCTGTAGAAATTTTAAAGGAGGCCTTAAAAGATTCGTCTCCAAACGTGAGAAGAGCTGCTGCCGAGGCGCTTGGAAAAGTAGGAGATGTTAGTGCTGTACCTCTGCTTGCCGAAAAACTAAAAGATGAGGACTGGAAAGTTCGAAAAGCAGTAATCGAAGCGTTGGAAAATATTAACGACATGAGCGCAGTTGAACCACTAATCGAAGTGTTGAAAGATGAGAATTTCGAAGTTCGAAAATCTGCTATTGAGGCACTTGGCAAGATAGGAGATTACGCTGCCTTAGATGCTTTCGAAGTTCTTCTTCTTGACAGCAACCCGGATATTCGAAAGATTACTACGCAATCGATTCTGAAAATAGGCGGCCCGAAGGCGGTAGAAGCTCTCCTTACAGCTTTAAAAGATCCTGATCCGGATGTTAGACTCTTAGCTCAAGAAGGACTCTTTCAGATATCAGATTTCAGCGTCGTGCATTTGATTAGGAAATTACTCAGAGACGAAGAGCCGAACATAAGGTGGCTTGCTATCCAAATTCTTCGAAAGATTGGTGGGGCAGGAGTGGTCGAGCCACTTATCGAAGCATTGAACGACGAAATATTCAGTATCCGATGGTCAGCGGCAGAGGCGCTCGGTGAGGTGGGTGACCCAAAAGCTATTGGACCTCTCTCTGCATTGCTGAGGGATAAGGATTACGCGGTTCGCAGAACTGCAGCTGAGGCTATAGGAAACATAGGTGGAGAACATGCACTAAACATACTTGCTGAAGCTTTAAATGATGAAAATACAGAAGTTCGTGGCGCAGTTATTTGGGGTATCGCAAAGGTTCGTGCTTTAGATGAAGATATCGCGTATAACTTACTTTGCAAAGGGATCAAAGATGAAAGTACTTACGTGCGTAAAGAAGCAATAAAGGCTTTAGGTAGCAAACGTGATAGAAAATCGGTAGAAGCAATCCTTCAAGCTTTGGAGGATAAAGATGAAGGTGTTTGCAAGACTGCGTTACAAATCCTTGAGGAAATAACCGGTCAGAAATTTGGTCTGAACTATTCAGAATGGAAGAAATGGTGGGAGGAACATAGAGAAGAGCTTGATGATTAAATGAAAACCCCCAGCGCACATACCTGCTGGGGGTTAATACTTAGAAAATCATCAACCTTTATTGTGCCTTTTTTAAGCTGCCCTTCTTTGGTTTGGTCGCGACATAAGCGAAGATAAGCAACGTACCTATCACACCAGCGCTGATGATGTTCATAATTGCGGCTGTGACACCTTGGATGAAAACCTTATCCGCTGGCTCTGCATATATCACTATGTCGAGCACAGGTGCTATGACGAGCCAAGATATAGCATTGGCAATTATTTGGAAAAGATTCACTTTCAGTGCATCCTTAAAGGTGAATTCCCCTTCTTCAAGCTTTGTGAACTTATAACCCAATCCGAATATGAAACCAGCTATACCGCTTGCGATAACCCAGCTCCACCACGGAGAACCATACTGGATCGCATCGCTGAGCGCATGTCCAATGAAAGCTGAAAGCCCACCTGCAATAGGACCGTAAAGAGTAGCTAAGAAGAGTGCAAAACCGTAAGCAGTTTGGAAACTCGTCTGTGGAACTGGTGATGGGATCTTAACGAACATGAACAGAAGCATAAAGATCGCAGCACCAATACCAGACGCTACCACCGTGGCGGTTGAGAACTTGAAGAGCTTTTTCATGCCTGATGCCTCCTTTTTAACATGGATTAATTAATGTGACGCACACCTAAATATTATACCATATATCACGTTCAAGTAATCTTTTTGAACGTGATATTGTATAATCACAATGACAAGTAGTGTGCGAACAGAATACGGTTAAAGCCAAGTTGATGGCATGCCAATTGTTTCGTTTATTTACATTGCTACCATTTCTACGAAGTCTACGGTATCCTGTTTCCCGCGGCGCTGTAGAGTTCGTACCATTCTTGTCTTGTTAGATTAACTCCGACCGCTTGGGCGATTTTTCTAAGCCTCTCTGCACTCGTCGTGCCGACTATCGGTTGAATTTTCGCAGGGTGCCTCAGAATCCATGCTGTTGCAATAGCCTCTTTTGAGACGTTATATTTATTTGCAAGTTCTTCGAGCTTCAAGTTTAGCTCTGGGAATTGGGGATCGTCTATGAACACGCCCTGTATGTTACCTTGTTCGTTTCCATACTGGAACGGTGACCATGCCTGAATCGTTATTCCTTTGAGCCTGCAGTACTCGAGCACTTCTCCGTCTCTGTTAACCGACTGCGGGAACTTCGTATTAGTGAATATGCCAAAATCAATCATCCCCGTGTTTGTCAAACTTAGCTGGAGCTGGTTTGTGAGCAACTTGTAATTCAACGCACTGCTTAGCAATTCGATCTGCATCGGATTGAAATTGCTCACGCCAAAGTATCTGACTAAACCTTTTGAGTGTAAATATGAGAATGCTTCTGCAACTTTTTCTGGCTCCATCAACGTATCAGGACGGTGGAGCAGGAGTATGTCGATATAGTCTGTTTGCAATCTTTTCAGAGCTTTTTCAACAGATGTGACGATGTGTTCTTTCGATAAATCGTAGAATCCATTCCTAATTCCGCACTTGGTCTGGATTATTATCTTGTCCCTCGATATTTTCAGATTCTTCAC
This genomic window contains:
- a CDS encoding ECF-type riboflavin transporter substrate-binding protein, coding for MKKLFKFSTATVVASGIGAAIFMLLFMFVKIPSPVPQTSFQTAYGFALFLATLYGPIAGGLSAFIGHALSDAIQYGSPWWSWVIASGIAGFIFGLGYKFTKLEEGEFTFKDALKVNLFQIIANAISWLVIAPVLDIVIYAEPADKVFIQGVTAAIMNIISAGVIGTLLIFAYVATKPKKGSLKKAQ
- a CDS encoding aldo/keto reductase → MKKLKLGNELEVSVIGLGCMRIWNKPLNSIEELVSTSLELGINFFDHADIYGAGKSEEVFAQVVKNLKISRDKIIIQTKCGIRNGFYDLSKEHIVTSVEKALKRLQTDYIDILLLHRPDTLMEPEKVAEAFSYLHSKGLVRYFGVSNFNPMQIELLSSALNYKLLTNQLQLSLTNTGMIDFGIFTNTKFPQSVNRDGEVLEYCRLKGITIQAWSPFQYGNEQGNIQGVFIDDPQFPELNLKLEELANKYNVSKEAIATAWILRHPAKIQPIVGTTSAERLRKIAQAVGVNLTRQEWYELYSAAGNRIP
- a CDS encoding sister chromatid cohesion protein PDS5 is translated as MSERSEELLGKEIKSVKITVNEGAVEKRFGFFRKAIINYFKLAKNILKTYGSLKVVEGDFQSADAELIVETKELPNKIEGTVTLKVSGNAQKFRFSIEIPPAGSKNLPTYEFESVIFEILGIVKGIEVLLPLLKDKDSDKRKAIIKALGNIGDPKAVESLAKSMSDTDPTVRKVLAEALGKINDPSVVGLLVLFLRDEDYVVRVEAKIGIFNALKAGLPVNEVLFMALKDKNIEVRKSLVEILGNLNTSNVVAPLVEALDDDDMSVRLKAVQALGNIRAPKAVDAIEKLLKDKSADIRLAAVQALNSIGNPKVFDSLVELLGDKDWKVRKAVVEALGNIGHQRAIDYLEEALKDENPSVRRAAVETLGNVWDKRVTNILVNALKDEDSWIRLSAAKALANMNDPSSVPSLIDALVDPISNVRIAAAEALGMIGDERAVGMLIEKLKDDDWKVRKAAVEALGKIRDVSSVDSLIEVVRNTAEEINVREAAVDAIGNIREMIATEALVDMLNEEDVKIRKAAVEALGKIGDIRVTGVIAEILMDEQEDLAVREAAAKALGKIGEDEAVEQLVSVLKERDLAIKKAAVWALGEIGSEKAVTALIEKINDTDKGLRLAVIESLGKSKNFRTVQPLINLLNDKEPEIKEAAAQALGNIGSESAIDALIQLLNDEDGSVRRSAAWALGEIRCSKASDALAKALRDEEPTVRMAAADALVKLGNNTAFEQLLLITLQDKTSSKYGELQKSFQESVDFGNVLDTFLTFDQEKNVQKRSRAWDEKTLETLILTLEDETLDEEMRRRAAVILGEMGNPKAIEALVRLSKNRNDVLREAAACSLGKIKTPEAIRHLIPLLNDKVVNVRKAAAWSIGEVGGPGAIDILSRALKDSDSSVRKAVVGAFGKIKDTKIIDYLILALNDEDYQVRNAAKIELQQAIKSGLSVTESLLRAAKYGNMDTRITIAEILGNVHDTKAVEVLIDLLKDEDSNVRKVAIKSLGEIGDLKAVEPLSRLIQDRDASVRLAVVQALEKIDDISIIEPLIKVLKDENNDIRLIAIRTLGRTKDKRIIEPLGQLLKDKDPNISLSVIEALASIDSEKVSELLTDSLKDEEWKIRKAAAEALGKIKDRKVVNSLIEALKDEIPTVRIAAAEALGAIGDSGTIDALSELLKDNDSWVRLAAIEAIGKIGDWTAVEILKEALKDSSPNVRRAAAEALGKVGDVSAVPLLAEKLKDEDWKVRKAVIEALENINDMSAVEPLIEVLKDENFEVRKSAIEALGKIGDYAALDAFEVLLLDSNPDIRKITTQSILKIGGPKAVEALLTALKDPDPDVRLLAQEGLFQISDFSVVHLIRKLLRDEEPNIRWLAIQILRKIGGAGVVEPLIEALNDEIFSIRWSAAEALGEVGDPKAIGPLSALLRDKDYAVRRTAAEAIGNIGGEHALNILAEALNDENTEVRGAVIWGIAKVRALDEDIAYNLLCKGIKDESTYVRKEAIKALGSKRDRKSVEAILQALEDKDEGVCKTALQILEEITGQKFGLNYSEWKKWWEEHREELDD